A stretch of DNA from Malus sylvestris chromosome 9, drMalSylv7.2, whole genome shotgun sequence:
GCTCGGTTGtcgagattttatttttatttttctcatttaAAAGAATGAATTGTTTTGTATAATCCATGCGGCACTGTTTATTAGACTTGTAGACCACATATGTGTGCCATGTCAGCACACTAACATAATAAGTGACATAATTCTAACGAAATGATCAAATTGATACGTGACACTCAATTTTAAGTACAACATTGAccaattttgaaatttatgacCACAATGATGAGTTAGGTCAATTTCAAATACCACTAAAAACCCTTTCCAAAATGGATCATGAGGTTTCAATTTTCTCACATTGCTCCCTAAGTTTTTAAATCGTAGTAATTTACACCTTTTGTCTAACGAGTTATTTGaatctttgttaattttgatgacaTGGTGAGCATGAAACCCGCAATTGAATTGATATGTAATTAGCATTTACAACACATTGACTAAAAAACTgatcaatttaatgaataattagACATTCAAATATACAAAATGTGtaaattgatacaattttaaaattttagggtGTAATGTGAGAAAATTGAAACCTCATGGctcattaaaaaatcaaatcaaacttTGAGGATGTAAAATGTAATTATCCCTTACAATTATTACTCAAATTCCAACTTGACTGAAATACAATTTTGCATCTTTTTAAGGTAGAGTCCCACTTTTAAATCTTGGGTTACACCTAAAATCAAATATGACTTTTGACTTCAAATTTTGGAGAGCCTAATGAATTTTGAAATTCATGTCTTTACTTTGCGACAATAAAGATAAGGGTAATTCTATTGCGAATAATTTTCATGTAAACTTGTGGGTGCACTTCCTTATTCACCCAATTGtaaataatgatttttttttgttattgtaAATAATGATTTTTATCGTAAAATGTTACAATCGAAGTTGttcatatttttaattaataattatctGAAAGTCATCTCTACAAAACAACAAtcaaattgaaaattgtttagTCATTCATACGTATTAAACGAATCAACAGTTTGATAACAAGTAACGTTCTCATGTTACGTAATTATTCAGTTACAAGTAATGCATGAATACATAATTAACATACAAAACTTGCTTCATAAGAATATTTCCTTGAATTAATGGTTGGGCTTGTGTTCTTATCTTGATAGGTATACGCATAAAACCTCTTCTTCCCATTAAGGAAAGTGACCAGAGTGATCAAAGGCATCTCTCAAACCAAAAAGAGAATCAAGGGCCTCTGTCAAACCAAAATGAGAATCAAAGGCATCTCAATTCCTCAGGTATTTTACATGTCTGCAATGCAATTTGGCTTTTGTTAATGCCATGGTAATTTGTTCATCTTCATTCCATATTTCCTACTTAGGGTTATAAATAAGtttatctccaaccgaaggctggtCAGATGACTCGTTTTAACCCTGTGATccttcaaaaaattaatattttaataaacagtacaTGACTATATTTGCttccatctccaaccaaggaaCAAAATGTTACAAGTAAGTTGACAAAACGAAATATCACACTGCTCAAGCTTGATTTATTTAACTTTTTTGGAGCTCAAGCCAGGCTTGACTTTCTTGTGATTCGAGCTCAGCTAGAGTGAGCTTAAAAAACTCAAGCTTGATACCAAGCTCAAGCGGTTTTGATTGAGCCATTTACTATTCTAAGTTGGCCCGGTCTTGTAACAAAACTTAACAACTTGACAACGcattgtaataaaataatatataaagcaCAATTAAATGTTATggtgatcaaaattttaaaccaaatttgaaaactaaatgatgtgtcacaaatatgaaataaacacattaattagtacttaaataataattcaatcattaatattcacatcatttagtttaaaattttaatctccctaacattacccttccTATAACACAAAATTTCCAAACATATTATTTCAGATAGTCATATAAACACgtgtttttcttttgataaTTGGAAACCAGTAGGAGGCCAATTCATCATGCCTGTAGTTTCTTTGAAAAACCGAAAGGACGAGGGGACATGATATCGATCTCCGCATTAAAAAGAAGGGAAACTGAATATAAAtctaatttagaaaaaaaagaagcagtaaacataattcttcaaaagtaaaatcTCGAACATGAAAACCCCATAGGGTTGGTCACCGTGGAAAATGAACAAAGGTTTAGAACGCCAAACCTGTTAACTCGAGTTCAGACTCTTACAATTGCACTTCTTGGGACCACAAACTCTGATTTGCCATACCGTTTTGACTCGAGGATTCCTCCTCAGAAAGAGATTCGGCTTACTCTTGTGTGTATTAAGCAAAGAACAATCCTCTGTTTCCTTGTTTTGTAGTTGTAACATATATTCTCTCAATAATAGTGTGCGCGTGCacatatattttgtaggtatATATGTGTGTTTCTAATTGGACTTGTAATGCAGTAATGGGTTTGTTCCGAGGACTAGTGACGAATCTTCAAAAAATTTTGGGTAGGTCACGCATTCATATtgctaattgatttttttatgattgttttattaataattaaaattattttaaaataattgtaattttatatttgttttcttgaatgaactTAGGAATCAATCATATATATGAGATGAAATTGATGCACGAGCGGGTCCAACAGTTTCTACCTCTCATGTGTAAAGCCACAAAAAATACACATGAAACTAAGGCCTTTAAGGCAGCACTGTGCGTTGCAGCAGAACGAGGGCATGTGGAGTATATTACTCATTTCTGTAGAAATGAATTAAATGATGAGTCATTTCCTATACCTGTAAGTTTCATTACGAGCAAAAACTATCAAAGCTTGTTCCAAATTGCCGCTGAATGTCGTCACCACAAAGTTTATAATCTTATTTATGTCCTCTATGAGTTGTTCCATGAACAAGATAACAATGCTAGCCAAGGTCCAATACAAGACAATGTAGGGTGGAGAAATTACTTTGGCAATAATATGCTACACACAGTGGCAAGTATTACCCCATTGTCACAGATTGATCACATTCGAGGTGCAGCTTTGCAAATGCAAAGAGAACTACAGTGGTTCAAGGTGACTATTTATCTGTCAATCTACCTCTATATACATATGTGCCTATATTTAGTCTATATGTTGTTTATGCATATTTTTGTGGCTATAGTTTTACTCTCATTTTCTCTTATTCCCCTcccttattttgttattttatttattcaatttcaaagaaaaaacagaGAATGCAGAATTacttagaaataaaaattaaaaaaaaagtaaaagctTGTCTACGTGAACAAGCATgataagaaaatattgaaattaaaaagaaaaacattatTATGTACTACGTACTATACTATCATCCTATGTAACTTAACTAGTGATTTAGGGTTATGTGGTGTCTCAAAGACCAAATGTTCAAGGATTAATATGAAGAGATAAGGATTTCATAGTCACTTCCCTAAATATCTTTTGTCGCCAATAATGCAGGAGGTGGAGAGCCATGCATATCCAAAGGATCGTGAACATGTAAACGGAGATAATATGACACCGCGAGAAATATTTATGGAGAATCACAAAGAAATGGGAAAAGAGGCAGAAAAGTCAATGAAGGAAACATCAACTTCTTGTACAGTTGTAGGTGCTCTCATTGTTACCATAATGTTTGCTGCATCATTCACAGTTCCGGGTGGAAATGATGAAACTACAGGCCTTCCTAAATTCTTAACTAAAAAGGTATTCACAACATTTATAGTTTCAGATGCAATCTCGCTCTTTTCTTCAACAACTTCGGTTATCATGTTTTTGGGCATTCTCACATCACGTTATTCCGAAGATGATTTCCACAAATCCTTGCCCGCAAAAATGATAATAGGCCTTTTCACCCTCTTCTTATCTATCGCCACCATGATGATTGTCTTTTCTTGTGCCCTTTACATTATGCTTGATGGGAAACCATCGATTGTTATTCCAATCATTTTGCTTGCCAGCGTTCCAATTGCCTCCTTCATCTGGATGCAATTTCCGCTGCTTGTTGCGTTAATCATTTCTACTTTTGGGCGGGGAATATTTGATAAGAAACCATATAAAAAGTCGTTGAATTCCAGTGTTGTCTTTACTTAAGTTTGGATTTGCTACTTTTTAAGAAACTTGTAAAGATAATCCAATGTATGCGCTTTCTATTAGTATTTGGCCCATTACgaatgtgatttttccttggataaTAATGTATGTTCTTTGATCATAAAAGAAAATTCCAActtcaatttatatttttgagttttcttttttggtgaatttctattttgagtttgtttctAAGACAAACTCTCTCTATGAGCTCTATTTTTTGGTCGATAAAATGACTTGATTGAAGCAACCCAAAAAGGGGAAAAGTTCAACAATGTTATCTCaagtagaaaaaaatatatataaagagacTAACAAAACTAAGCCATACAGGCATACAAAGGGAAGGCAGTAGGCACTGTCGAGCCACAATAAATAAAGTACCGGAGGACATGGTAATCCATCACGTGATATAAAGAAAACAACCGTTCCTTAACCAATAAAATCAAACTCTCAGGATGGTGAGAATAAGAAAAAAACTACTTGATAGTTATGTTGACGACAGAAGTAAAAAGTGTTGAtaatgaatcccacattgattGGAAGATTGACCTTCCATGAACTTATATGTAAGTTGGGCTACTCACCATATCGTCAAtcgattttatggtggaacctcaactttcttatGGTATGAGAGCAGATTGGCCTACGTGTGAAGGTCAACGGCCACACATGCTTTACATCATTCAATTCATGTTGCTCAcgtgtttggcttgaaaattcacAACATGTGAGGGGCCTGTAaggatgtgaaggtaaaagaaTCCTACAATAATGAAAGGAGAAACCTTGCAAAGGAAAAGTGGAAATAACCTTTGTTCTCCCATTTGCTGCATTATGGGCCATGTTGATACTGGTAAAACTAAGTTGCTGGATTGTATCCGAGGCTCAAATGTTCAGGAAGGTGAGGCTGGAGGTATTACTCATAACAGATTGGAGCAACATATTTTCTTCTGGGAACATCCGTGAGAGGACCGAGGAACTGAAAGCTGATGCGAAGATGAAGGTCCTTGGTCTTTTG
This window harbors:
- the LOC126582928 gene encoding uncharacterized protein LOC126582928 isoform X1, producing MTAPIVPTLLNRKNYESWSSRIESYLLAEDLWDIVEHTYDFENEALRKKDVKALYAIKNSCGDDTYKLIKDLDSAKDAWDTLSENFKLGYNRYNQSSDEIDKRTILQAYPTPTPTPTDRDARPELAMEEGHTGGHDESNANNIHETFVKYVGSKDWDKAIKFLRQHRQLRSARIFNGTALHFAVKRLSKCSVRNIEELVDLMEKEDLEIQDIHGYTALYHLVRENPEMVEVAKRMVAKNHNLLTNLPDDDTQNPLVIHAEWKEKGERMARYLYSFTRETLRVVDGAELISLGFLRRRFDIVWDLIQRYPQLAVAKDYNGDIPLATLANNRSAFLSGSRLNLWEKLIYYGIRIKPLLPIKESDQSDQRHLSNQKENQGPLSNQNENQRHLNSSVMGLFRGLVTNLQKILGINHIYEMKLMHERVQQFLPLMCKATKNTHETKAFKAALCVAAERGHVEYITHFCRNELNDESFPIPVSFITSKNYQSLFQIAAECRHHKVYNLIYVLYELFHEQDNNASQGPIQDNVGWRNYFGNNMLHTVASITPLSQIDHIRGAALQMQRELQWFKEVESHAYPKDREHVNGDNMTPREIFMENHKEMGKEAEKSMKETSTSCTVVGALIVTIMFAASFTVPGGNDETTGLPKFLTKKVFTTFIVSDAISLFSSTTSVIMFLGILTSRYSEDDFHKSLPAKMIIGLFTLFLSIATMMIVFSCALYIMLDGKPSIVIPIILLASVPIASFIWMQFPLLVALIISTFGRGIFDKKPYKKSLNSSVVFT